The sequence CACCGGTTATCGACAATCACCGATGCGGACAAAATTGTAGTGGTAAAGAATGGACACATTGAAGCGGAAGGCACTCATGAAGAACTGCTTGCATCCTGTGCCTTGTATCAGAACATGTGGAGAGCACATTTAGATACCAAGGATGCCGCATAAGGAGGTGTAAAAAATGGTAAGTACTTTAAGAAAAATATATGGTTTTTCCGGCAGAATGCAGGGGACCATGAAAACAGCAATCCTGTTTTCTGTGCTTCATTCCATCTTTGATATGATGACTTTTGCAGCCCTTGCCCTGGTTTTTTCCGGCATAATCGATGGATTTGAGACAGCTGCTATCTGGCAGATATTCGGCATTGCTTTTGCCGGCATGATTCTAAAAATCTGCTGCAGCTATATGACTGATTTTAATAAAGTAAAGATCGGCTACTTTATGTGTGCGGAAAAACGCATTCACATTGGGGACCGCATGAAATATATGCCTATGGGCTATTTCAGCGACCATAATCTCGGCAGCCTCACCTCTGCAGTTACCACGACGATGGGAGATATTGAAAACAACGCCTCCATGGTACTGACAAACATTCTGGGAGGTTATATTCACGCTGCGGTCATCACACTCGTTATGCTCTGTATTGACTGGCGGATTGGACTGACGATTTTCTGCGGCATCCTGTTATTCACTTATTGTATCAGCAGCCTGCAAAAGAAATCGGAAAAGGTTTCACCGGAACGGCAGTCTGCACAGGAAGCTCTTGTTTCCAATGTGCTGGAATATGTACAGGGAATGCTCATCGTAAAATCCTTTAACCTGGGGCGTGACTCCAACAGCAAGATAAAGCATGCAATTGTGGAGAGTAAAAATAAAAATCTGAAGCTGGAGCATTTATTCATTCCCTATACGGTTCTTCAGCAGATCATCCTTTATGGAACCAGCGTCATAGTGATTGTGGAGGCTTTGCTTTTCTACCTGAATGGATCCATGAACCTTCCGATGTGCCTGCTAATGGCAGTGGCCTCTTTTATGCTTTTCGGGCAGCTTCAGTCGGCCGGCAATACCTCTTCCCTGCTTCGCCTTTTGGATGCATCCATGGATAAGGTAGAGGAAATTAATAAAACCCCTGTGATGGATGAACAGGGAAAACCCCAAAAGCCCGTTAACTTTGATATTGCCTTTGAGGATGTATCGTTCTCTTATGGAGATCATAAGATCCTGGATCATGTGAACCTGCTGATTCCTCAAAAGAAAACAACAGCCATCGTGGGGCCCTCCGGATCAGGCAAAAGCACCCTCTGTAATCTGATTGCCCGTTTTTGGGATGTGGACAGCGGACGAATTACAATTGGCGGTATTGATGTCAGGGACTACACCTTGGACAGTCTGTTGACGAATATCAGCGAGGTATTCCAAAAAGTATATCTGTTTGCCGATACCATAGAGAATAACATGAAGTTCGGAAGGCCGGATGTTTCTCATAAGGAAGTGGTACTTGCCGCAAAAAAGGCTTGCTGCCATGATTTCATTATGAGCCTGCCAAACGGATACAAAACCGTGATTGGAGAAGGCGGTGCTACACTGTCAGGCGGGGAAAAGCAGCGGATCTCCATTGCACGCGCCATTTTAAAAGATGCTCCCATCATCATTTTGGATGAGGCCACTTCCAGTGTTGATCCGGAGAATGAGAGTCTGCTGATGAATGCAATTGCAGAATTGACGAAAAACAAAACGGTTATTATGATTGCTCACCGCTTAAAGACAGTTCAGAGAGCTGACCAGATCCTTGTTTTAGCCAATGGGCATATTGTGCAGAAAGGGGCTCATGAAGAACTGGTGAATCAGAACGGTATCTATTCTGATTTCATTGGTATACGGAAAAAGGCAATCGGCTGGAAATTAAAATAAGCCAGGAGGAGAAAATATGCTGCTTTATGCATCAGGTGAGGACTATCTGGAGGCAATTCTTGTGTTAAAGAAGCAAACCGGCGCGGTACGCTCCGTCGATCTTGCCCGATACATGGGATATTCAAAGCCCAGCATCAGTCACGCTGTTGCCATGCTGAAAAAAGGAGGTTTTCTGGATACCGACGAGGACGGGTGCCTTCTTTTGACTGACTCAGGGCAGGAGATTGCAGAAAAGATTTATGAACGTCATTGCTTTTTTAAAAATCAGCTTGTATCAGCTGGAATAGACCCTCAAATCGCAGATAAAGAGGCCTGCCAAATGGAACATATCATTAGCGATGAAACTTTTCAAAAAATCAAAAAGCATTTATGCCAAAGAAATAAAGAGGATAGCCATCACCAGGCGTAAAGCTGAGAATTTAAGATGTTTATCTGCGATGCGGATCAATGTACAAGACATAAAGAGCCTGTCCCATTTATAAAAGGACAGGCTCTTTACATAAACATGTTAGGTTTCTGAATTTTGATGGGATGCGTCATGGTTGTACTCATGATACTGCTTTGTATAATGGTTGATTTTATGAGATACTTTTTCAAGATGCTTATTCATTTCCTGAATCTGAGCTTCCACATTCTTCTTATGTTCGATCAATATATCGCACCGCTGTTTGAGTGTCTCTCTGCCTTCTGCACTTAATTCCACAAATTCCTTGATTTGTTTTAAGGACATGCCTGTGTTCTTGAGACAGCAGATCAATCCCAGCCATTCTAAATCATCTTCAGTATAACTTCGGATGCCGCTTGTGCTTCTGTTGATATTGAACAAAAGACCTTCTTTTTCATAGTAACGCAGTACGTGTGCGCTTAGGTTTGTACGTTCCGATACCTGTTTGATTGTATAACCCATATAGATTTCCTCCCCTTATAATGGAATTATAGTTGTTATTCAAAAAATATAAACATCAGAGATAATTCCTGAAAAAATAGCCCCAAATTTCTGCTTTTTGTGGTTAAACCTTTCATTTTAATAATTTTTCAATTTGTTATTGACTTAGAGTTAAGATTAAGGTTTATGATACCAATATACAATCAAAATAACAGTTTGTCAAATTGCAGATTGGGGGAAAATATAGTGAAAACATTAACAGATTGTTATGAACTTTCAGGCGGTGTGAAAATCCCATGTATTGGCTTCGGCACATGGCAGGCACAAAATGGAGATATGGCCGTCACATCGGTGAAAGAAGCTTTAAAATGTGGTTATCGTCATATTGATACCGCCGCAGGTTATGGGAATGAGGAAAGCGTAGGCATAGCTGTAAAGGAAAGTGGTATTGCCCGCGAGGATATTTTTATTACCAGCAAACTTCAAAATGATATGCATGGATATGAAAATACCATGGAAGCCTTTAAAAAGACGATGAAAAATCTTGAAATGGATTATCTGGATCTTTACCTGATTCACTGGCCTAATCCAATCAAGTACCGTGATCAGTGGCAGGAAGCCAATGCCGGCACCTGGAAAGCTTTTGAAGAGCTTCACAAAGCCGGACTCATTCGCGCGATAGGAGTCAGCAATTTCCAACCTCATCATTTTGATGCGCTTATGCAGACGGCGGCAGTTCAGCCAATGGTCAATCAGATCCGGCTTTGTCCCGGCGATACACAGGATAACGTGGTAGATTATTGCAGAAAGCATTCGATTCTTCTGGAGGCATACAGCCCCCTTGGCGTAGGAAAGATTTTTGAAGTTCCGCAGATGCAGTCACTGGCACAAAAGTACGGAAAGTCCATTGCCCAGATTTGCGTGCGGTGGAGTCTGGAACGCGGATATCTGCCGCTGCCAAAATCCATCACGCCCGAACGTATCCGGGAAAATGCTGATGTATTTGATTTCCAGCTTTCCCCTGAGGATGTGCAGGCAATTGCCGACTTAAAAGGCTGCTGTGGATATTCTGCAGATCCTGATACAATCACATGGTAAAACAGACAAATAAACAAACCAAAAAATAAACCAAAAGAAAGGGTAAAAATAATGCTTAACTTTGATTTCTATTCACCGGCACGTATACTATTTGGAAAAGACACGGAGAATCAGATTGGTGCTCTTTTAAAACCCCATGCAACCAAGGTTCTGCTGCATTACGGTGGAGGCAGCATTAAAAAGAGCGGACTATATGACACAGTGATCACTTCACTGAAAGAGAATGGGCTTTCTTATGTGGAACTGGGCGGCGTGGTGCCAAATCCCCGTCTTTCCCTGGTACATGAAGGAATTGCCTTATGCAAAGAAGAAAAGGTGGATTTAATCCTGGCAGTGGGCGGCGGAAGCGCCATTGATTCTGCCAAGGCCATTGCAATGGGTGTATATTATGATGGTGATGTCTGGGAGATTTACGAACAAGGCAAAGCAATTGAAAAGGCGCTGCCCGTAGCCACAATTCTCACCATTCCTGCTGCTGGAAGCGAAGCAAGCGGTGACACAGTTATCACCAATGAGGAAAAACAGCTCAAATACGGTTATGGCAGCCCCCACCTGCGTCCTTTGCTCAGCGTCATGAATCCGGAATTGTTCTACACCCTGCCAAAGAATCAGATCGCAAACGGTGTGGCCGACATGATGAGCCATGTTTTTGAACGTTACTTTACCAACACCACACATACCGATCTGACGGATGGTTTGTGCGAAACAGTATTAAAGACCATCATAAAGAATGCTCCGCTTGTCCTTGAAAATCCCGGGAACTACGATGCATGGTGCGAGGTAGGTTTTGGAGGTACAGTTGCCCATAATGGTTTGGTGGGTATGGGACGTGAACAGGACTGGGCCTGCCATGGCATGGAGCATGAACTCAGTGCCATCTACGATGTGGCGCACGGAGCAGGCCTGGCGGTACTGACTCCTGCATGGATGCAGTATGTATACAAGGACAACGTGAACATGTTCGTGCAGTTTGCGGTTAATGTCATGGGTGTGAAGGGCAGTTATCGCGATCCGGATGCAATGATCCAGGAAGCGATTTTACGTTTGCGTGAATTTTTTTACAAGATGGGACTCCCGGCAACTCTTGAAGAGCTCGGCATCGACGCCAGCCAGCTTGAAATAATGGCTAAAAAAGCGACAGGTGCTGCATTTGGAAATGAGGGGCCCATTGGCGGCTTAAAAAAGCTGTACTGGCAGGATGTACTTGAGATTTATAAGCTGGCCCAATAAAAATTAGTCTGAAATAAGAGAATACAATTTAATTCAGTTAAGGAGGTACAAGGTCATGAGAACAGTTAAATTAGGAAATTTGCAGGTACCGGTAATTGCAGTCGGCTGCATGCGCATCAATAAACTGGATAAGTCCGAAGCAGAGCATTTCGTACAGGAAGCACTGGATTTAGGCACTAACTTTTTTGATCATGCAGATATCTATGGCGGCGGCGTGTGTGAGGAGATATTTGCAGAAGCGGCCCATATGAACGCATCTGTTCGTGAAAAGATGTTCCTGCAATCCAAATGCGGGATTCGTCCAGGCATTGCGTTTGATTTTTCTAAAAAACATATTTTAGAAGCAGTAGACGGCAGCTTAAAAAGACTGAAAACGGATTATCTGGATGCATTGCTGCTCCATCGTCCGGATGCTCTGGTGGAGCCGGAAGAGGTTGCCGAGGCATTTGACATCCTGCAAAGTACAGGTAAGGTACGTAACTTTGGTGTTTCCAATCAAAACCCAATGCAGATACAGCTGCTTAAGAAGTTTGTTAAACAGCCGATTATTGCGAATCAGCTACAGTTAAGCATTACAAACGCCAACATGATCTCCCAGGGGATTCATGTCAATATGCTTGATGATCAGGCCGTGAACCGGGATGGCAGCGTAATCGATTTCTGCCGCTTAAATGACATCACCATTCAGCCATGGTCTCCGTTCCAGTACGGATTTTTTGAGGGTGTATTCCTTGGCAATGAAAAGTTTCCAAAGCTCAATGCCAAGATTGATGAAATTTCTGCTAAATATGAGGTCAGCAACACGACCATCGCCATGGCATGGCTGCTTCGCCATCCGGCCCATATGCAGCCTGTGACCGGGACCATGAATGTGGAGCGATTGAAGGATTGTGTCAAAGCCGCCGATATTAAGCTGACCAGAGAGGAATGGTACGAGATTTACATTAGTGCAGGGAACATTTTACCGTAAGCAAAAAGATGTAAATATAAGCGGTTATCTTCGAACCGCCATTCATAAACCACCCTGCCGAATTACAGTTTTTTATTCGGCAGGGTGCAATGATGAGCTACTATTCCATTTATTTTTCCAGCAGTATAGAAATTGTTGTGTTATCTGCACGATAAGTGCTGCCTGCAACATCTCCAAACACTTCGCATATTCTAAAACCCACATCAGTTGCTTCTTTCATCAACATTTCTCTTGTAAAACAGGTATTCCATAAATAGTAAGAGATAGCCCCTGTATCGTGAACAATAGAAGTTTGTTCTAGCGTTACATTCTCAGGATACCGATAGCAACCGTTAAATGCAATATAGTTCTCTTTACGCCAAAATCCCCCATCCTGACAAATCTCCCATGTTTGTTTCTCTTCAAAATCGTTATATTTAGCCATTGAAAAAACATCCAATAAGAACCTTCCCCCAGGTTTTAGATGACGATATACCGTGGTCATTACTGTTAACCTGTCTTCAGTTGAAAGAGCACCGTAGTCACAATAGATCATTGTTGAAAAATCATAGTTACGATTCAAATCCATGGTTAAATAATTCTGATATAAGTAATGAATATCTAAATTACTTTTTTTCGCAGATTCTATTGCATAATTTATAGATCGTTTGGAAAAATCAATTCCTGTCACCTGATAGCCCATTTGTGCAAATTTTTCCGCATATATTCCTGGCCCGCAGCCAATGTCAAGAAGCTGCCTGCACTTTGACGGTGGTGCAATCTCTTTTATCCAAATAGCAGATTTATCAATGAACGCTAACTTTCTGCTGGCACCTTCAAAGCCAGGATCCAGATGGGCTTTGAGCATTTGCTTGGATATATGCTCATCATCCCAAAATGGAACGGTTGTTTTCGTGTACAGAGGCGGTTTTTCTAAAAATGGAATTAAACTTTTAAGCATTATGTTTTCTCCTTTCAAAATGAACAAAAGAAAAAGCCGTAGATTTTACTCTACGACTAATCTTCCTAAGAAAAAAAGAAGTTAAGAGTAAAATAAAATCAAACATCAGGCACAAAAACAAAACTGTGTAAACAGCTTGTTTTTAAACCTATTGAATTGATTTTATCTGCTCTTTTCCAGTGATATCCATGCCACCGATTATGTGGCATCAGATATGCCGGACTTCCATCACCTTTTCTTTTAAATTTTATGTTTTCATTTTATAGTACATAACTTACTTTGTCAACAATGTCTGACAGATGTATGGGTTCCCTTTTGAGGGTATAATAATCTTAACATGAGATATCAAATAAAAAAGAGTATTCCCATGGGGCGCACTCTATCTATATGATAACCGATTGGAAAGAAAAAGTCTATATTTTTATAAAATTTCATTATATAATTTTCACTGTTGCAAAAAATAAAAGATTAATAGGAGAATAAAAATGACAAAAACAAAGATAGCCAATATCCCTTATGGACCGTATGTTACTGTTTTAGCAGGGGCTTCTGTAAAGGGAAAGCCAAACTATGCCACCATTGGAGCGTATGGAGTTGTAAGTCAAAAGCCTGTACTTTATATTTCTCTAAAGAATACCCATTACACAACAGCCGGAGTCATAGAAAACGGATACTTCTCTGTAAACATTCCCTCTTCCGATGATATAGAAAAAACGGATTATTGCGGGACTGCAACGGGCAATCAAACAGATAAATCAAACATATTCGAGTCTTTTTACGATAATGCAGGTAATGCACCCATGATAAAAGAGTGCCCGGTAAATTATCTTTGTAAAGTAATTCAGACGATTCCAATCTTTGATTTTACAATGTTTCTTGGAGAAATTGTTGCGACTTATGCGAATGAAGATTGTCTGGAAAATGGCAAACCAAATGCTTTAAAGGTCAACCCTACTATCATGATGGATTCCGGGTATTTTGATATAAAGGATAGAGTGGGTTCCATATTTCAAACATGCAGCGGGAATCGTTAGAATCAAAAAGGAAAACAGGTATTTGTCTGAACCGGCTGAAGAAAATTCTAACATCAGGATAAATCTTTCATAAAACGGTTGACATTGACGCCGCGTAATAGTTTATAGTGGTTTTTGCAAGGGGGTGAAAAGATGGAATACACCATAAATAAACTGGCGAAATTAGCGGGGGTTAGTACAAGAACACTGAGGTATTACGATGAGTTAGGATTGCTTTCACCCGCCCGAGTCAGTTCCAATGGATACCGGATTTATGGGCAAAAGGAGATCGATCGGCTGCAGCAAATCCTTTTTTACCGTGAACTGGGGGTATCGCTGGAAGAAATCCGAAATATTCTTGCTTCCAAAGACTTTGACGGACTATCGGCGCTGGAGAGCCATTTGACTGCCTTGCTTGCCAGGCGAGAGCAATTGAATTTGCTTGTCGCCAATGTCGAAAAGACCATTAAGACCATGAAAGGAGAAATGATAATGAGTGATCAGGAGAAGTTTGAAGGCTTCCTTCAAAAGCTGGTGGACCATAACGAGCATCAATATGGAGAGGAAGCCCGGGCAAAATACGGGGATGAGCGCGTAAACCGCTCCAACGCCAAGGTTTTAAATATGAGCAAGGAACAATTCACTGAACTGGAAAGGCTGACGGAAGATTTGAACGAAACATTAAAAGCGGCCTTTGAGCAAGGCGACCCAGCCAGTGAACTGGCGCAAAAAGCCTGTAAGCTGCATAAAAGATGGCTCTGCTTTTATTGGGACGATTACAGCAAAGAAGCTCATAAAGGCGTGACGCAGATGTATGTG is a genomic window of Lacrimispora sphenoides containing:
- a CDS encoding ABC transporter ATP-binding protein, translating into MVSTLRKIYGFSGRMQGTMKTAILFSVLHSIFDMMTFAALALVFSGIIDGFETAAIWQIFGIAFAGMILKICCSYMTDFNKVKIGYFMCAEKRIHIGDRMKYMPMGYFSDHNLGSLTSAVTTTMGDIENNASMVLTNILGGYIHAAVITLVMLCIDWRIGLTIFCGILLFTYCISSLQKKSEKVSPERQSAQEALVSNVLEYVQGMLIVKSFNLGRDSNSKIKHAIVESKNKNLKLEHLFIPYTVLQQIILYGTSVIVIVEALLFYLNGSMNLPMCLLMAVASFMLFGQLQSAGNTSSLLRLLDASMDKVEEINKTPVMDEQGKPQKPVNFDIAFEDVSFSYGDHKILDHVNLLIPQKKTTAIVGPSGSGKSTLCNLIARFWDVDSGRITIGGIDVRDYTLDSLLTNISEVFQKVYLFADTIENNMKFGRPDVSHKEVVLAAKKACCHDFIMSLPNGYKTVIGEGGATLSGGEKQRISIARAILKDAPIIILDEATSSVDPENESLLMNAIAELTKNKTVIMIAHRLKTVQRADQILVLANGHIVQKGAHEELVNQNGIYSDFIGIRKKAIGWKLK
- a CDS encoding metal-dependent transcriptional regulator, whose protein sequence is MLLYASGEDYLEAILVLKKQTGAVRSVDLARYMGYSKPSISHAVAMLKKGGFLDTDEDGCLLLTDSGQEIAEKIYERHCFFKNQLVSAGIDPQIADKEACQMEHIISDETFQKIKKHLCQRNKEDSHHQA
- a CDS encoding MerR family transcriptional regulator; the protein is MGYTIKQVSERTNLSAHVLRYYEKEGLLFNINRSTSGIRSYTEDDLEWLGLICCLKNTGMSLKQIKEFVELSAEGRETLKQRCDILIEHKKNVEAQIQEMNKHLEKVSHKINHYTKQYHEYNHDASHQNSET
- a CDS encoding aldo/keto reductase, producing the protein MKTLTDCYELSGGVKIPCIGFGTWQAQNGDMAVTSVKEALKCGYRHIDTAAGYGNEESVGIAVKESGIAREDIFITSKLQNDMHGYENTMEAFKKTMKNLEMDYLDLYLIHWPNPIKYRDQWQEANAGTWKAFEELHKAGLIRAIGVSNFQPHHFDALMQTAAVQPMVNQIRLCPGDTQDNVVDYCRKHSILLEAYSPLGVGKIFEVPQMQSLAQKYGKSIAQICVRWSLERGYLPLPKSITPERIRENADVFDFQLSPEDVQAIADLKGCCGYSADPDTITW
- a CDS encoding iron-containing alcohol dehydrogenase, which codes for MLNFDFYSPARILFGKDTENQIGALLKPHATKVLLHYGGGSIKKSGLYDTVITSLKENGLSYVELGGVVPNPRLSLVHEGIALCKEEKVDLILAVGGGSAIDSAKAIAMGVYYDGDVWEIYEQGKAIEKALPVATILTIPAAGSEASGDTVITNEEKQLKYGYGSPHLRPLLSVMNPELFYTLPKNQIANGVADMMSHVFERYFTNTTHTDLTDGLCETVLKTIIKNAPLVLENPGNYDAWCEVGFGGTVAHNGLVGMGREQDWACHGMEHELSAIYDVAHGAGLAVLTPAWMQYVYKDNVNMFVQFAVNVMGVKGSYRDPDAMIQEAILRLREFFYKMGLPATLEELGIDASQLEIMAKKATGAAFGNEGPIGGLKKLYWQDVLEIYKLAQ
- a CDS encoding aldo/keto reductase: MRTVKLGNLQVPVIAVGCMRINKLDKSEAEHFVQEALDLGTNFFDHADIYGGGVCEEIFAEAAHMNASVREKMFLQSKCGIRPGIAFDFSKKHILEAVDGSLKRLKTDYLDALLLHRPDALVEPEEVAEAFDILQSTGKVRNFGVSNQNPMQIQLLKKFVKQPIIANQLQLSITNANMISQGIHVNMLDDQAVNRDGSVIDFCRLNDITIQPWSPFQYGFFEGVFLGNEKFPKLNAKIDEISAKYEVSNTTIAMAWLLRHPAHMQPVTGTMNVERLKDCVKAADIKLTREEWYEIYISAGNILP
- a CDS encoding class I SAM-dependent methyltransferase; this encodes MLKSLIPFLEKPPLYTKTTVPFWDDEHISKQMLKAHLDPGFEGASRKLAFIDKSAIWIKEIAPPSKCRQLLDIGCGPGIYAEKFAQMGYQVTGIDFSKRSINYAIESAKKSNLDIHYLYQNYLTMDLNRNYDFSTMIYCDYGALSTEDRLTVMTTVYRHLKPGGRFLLDVFSMAKYNDFEEKQTWEICQDGGFWRKENYIAFNGCYRYPENVTLEQTSIVHDTGAISYYLWNTCFTREMLMKEATDVGFRICEVFGDVAGSTYRADNTTISILLEK
- a CDS encoding flavin reductase family protein — translated: MTKTKIANIPYGPYVTVLAGASVKGKPNYATIGAYGVVSQKPVLYISLKNTHYTTAGVIENGYFSVNIPSSDDIEKTDYCGTATGNQTDKSNIFESFYDNAGNAPMIKECPVNYLCKVIQTIPIFDFTMFLGEIVATYANEDCLENGKPNALKVNPTIMMDSGYFDIKDRVGSIFQTCSGNR
- a CDS encoding MerR family transcriptional regulator, yielding MEYTINKLAKLAGVSTRTLRYYDELGLLSPARVSSNGYRIYGQKEIDRLQQILFYRELGVSLEEIRNILASKDFDGLSALESHLTALLARREQLNLLVANVEKTIKTMKGEMIMSDQEKFEGFLQKLVDHNEHQYGEEARAKYGDERVNRSNAKVLNMSKEQFTELERLTEDLNETLKAAFEQGDPASELAQKACKLHKRWLCFYWDDYSKEAHKGVTQMYVDDPRFTAYYDKISPGCAAFLRDAVAIYCK